In Rutidosis leptorrhynchoides isolate AG116_Rl617_1_P2 chromosome 2, CSIRO_AGI_Rlap_v1, whole genome shotgun sequence, one genomic interval encodes:
- the LOC139892944 gene encoding uncharacterized protein: MPFCDVGKYQTAGDEILNNGIKIFYNTYGSGPIKILMIIGLAATHDSWNPQIKGLVGTVNPNSGDGDRNSGDDVDNEKGIEVCAIDNRGVGRSSIPTKRSEYTTTIMAKDAIAVMDHLGWKKAHVFGHSMGGMIASKLAGLFPDRLLSLALLNVTGGGYECLPKLDRQTLSIALRFLRAKTPEQRAAVDLDTHYTQEYLEEYVGLEKRRSLLYKEYVKAISASGMQSNHGFDGQLNACWTHRISRTELEMIRNEGFLISVIHGRYDVIAQVSHARRLAKKLYPLARMVELHGGHLVSHERTKEVNEALLDLIKASESMTSPHDWTNLPEKNTGFWSMSWKFSKSEGGSSNGSTMNGIADMISPCYAIRI, encoded by the exons ATGCCGTTTTGCGACGTCGGAAAATACCAAACTGCCGGCGACGAAATTCTCAACAATGGCATAAAAATTTTCTACAATACGTACGGCTCCGGCCCCATCAAAATTCTAATGATCATAG GATTAGCTGCAACCCATGATTCATGGAACCCACAAATCAAGGGTCTTGTCGGGACGGTAAATCCCAACTCCGGCGACGGTGATCGGAACTCCGGCGACGATGTGGATAATGAGAAAGGTATTGAAGTGTGTGCAATTGATAATAGAGGAGTGGGTCGTAGCTCAATTCCAACTAAAAGATCAGAATATAC GACAACGATCATGGCTAAAGATGCAATAGCGGTGATGGATCATTTAGGTTGGAAGAAAGCGCATGTGTTCGGCCACTCAATGG GTGGTATGATAGCATCTAAACTGGCTGGCCTTTTCCCTGACCGGCTTCTTTCTCTGGCTTTACTTAATGTAACCGGTGGAGGCTATGAATGTCTTCCAAAG CTTGATCGTCAAACTCTTTCCATCGCGCTTCGTTTTTTGAGGGCCAAGACTCCAGAGCAAAGAGCAGCCGTTGATCTAGACACTCACTACACACAG GAATATCTTGAAGAATATGTTGGACTTGAAAAAAGAAGATCATTACTATACAAA GAATATGTTAAAGCGATTTCAGCAAGTGGGATGCAGTCAAATCACGGGTTTGATGGTCAACTTAACGCTTGTTGGACACACAGAATATCTCGAACTGAACTTGAAATGATACGTAATGAAGGTTTTTTAATATCAGTTATTCATGGCAG ATATGATGTTATTGCTCAAGTGTCTCATGCAAGGAGGCTTGCGAAGAAACTATATCCACTTGCAAGGATGGTCGAACTTCACGGAGGTCATCTTGTGAGCCACGAGCGGACAAAAGAG GTCAATGAAGCTCTACTTGATTTGATAAAAGCATCAGAAAGCATGACAAGCCCACATGACTGGACGAATTTGCCCGAGAAAAACACCG GCTTTTGGTCAATGAGCTGGAAGTTTTCTAAATCGGAAGGAGGAAGCAGCAACGGGTCTACGATGAATGGCATTGCTGACATGATTAGCCCGTGTTATGCTATACGTATTTAG